In Bombina bombina isolate aBomBom1 chromosome 6, aBomBom1.pri, whole genome shotgun sequence, a single genomic region encodes these proteins:
- the LOC128664948 gene encoding spindlin-Z-like yields the protein MKTPFGKAAGQRARGDAAHAGVSASMMKKRTSHKKHRNNVGPSKPISQPQRNIVGCRIQHGWKEGSGPITQWKGTELNQVPVNPSLYLIKYDGFDCVYGLELHKDERVSALEVLPDRVASSRISDAHLADTMIGKAVEHMFETEDGSKDECRGMVLARAPIMNTWFYITYEKDPVLYMYQLLDDYEEGDLRIIPDSNDSPPAEREPGEVVDSLVGKQVEYAKEDGSKRTGMVIHQVEAKPSVYCLKFDDDFHFYVYDLVKTS from the coding sequence ATGAAGACCCCATTCGGAAAGGCAGCAGGTCAGAGAGCCAGAGGTGATGCAGCACATGCAGGTGTGTCTGCCAGTATGATGAAAAAAAGGACTTCTCACAAGAAGCATCGAAATAATGTTGGTCCAAGCAAACCAATTTCCCAGCCCCAGAGGAATATTGTAGGTTGCAGAATACAGCATGGTTGGAAAGAAGGTAGTGGCCCAATAACACAATGGAAAGGAACTGAATTGAATCAAGTGCCAGTCAACCCATCCCTTTATCTTATTAAATATGATGGATTTGATTGTGTCTATGGACTAGAACTCCACAAGGACGAGCGAGTGTCTGCTCTTGAAGTTCTTCCAGATAGAGTTGCTTCATCTCGAATTAGTGATGCTCACTTGGCAGACACAATGATTGGTAAAGCTGTTGAACACATGTTTGAAACAGAAGATGGTTCTAAGGATGAGTGTAGAGGAATGGTCTTAGCAAGAGCTCCCATAATGAACACATGGTTTTATATAACCTACGAGAAGGACCCAGTTTTATATATGTATCAGCTATTAGATGACTACGAAGAAGGAGATCTCCGCATCATTCCAGACTCTAATGATTCCCCTCCAGCAGAAAGAGAACCAGGAGAAGTTGTGGACAGCCTTGTAGGAAAGCAAGTGGAGTATGCCAAAGAAGATGGCTCAAAAAGGACTGGCATGGTAATACACCAAGTGGAAGCCAAACCCTCTGTTTATTGCTTAAAATTTGATGACGATTTCCATTTTTATGTCTACGATTTGGTGAAGACATCATAG